Proteins encoded together in one Bradyrhizobium sp. PSBB068 window:
- a CDS encoding glycosyl transferase, with protein sequence MLSVIIPTDGIERTAVATLAALVPGAAAGVIREVLLVDRTNTDIMERVADVAGCRFLRFEGTRAAALAAGARQARSPWLMFLHPGAVLDAGWIEETTQFIQMVAASGKDRAGIFRYARAPYSDPGLRDGLKFVARMITGPSAEQGLLIAREHYERIGGYRPDARRSEARLLRRLGRSSRTMLRSRIMVA encoded by the coding sequence ATGCTGAGCGTGATCATTCCAACCGACGGGATCGAGCGCACCGCGGTCGCAACCTTGGCGGCGCTGGTGCCGGGCGCGGCCGCCGGCGTGATCCGCGAAGTGCTGCTGGTCGACCGCACCAATACCGACATCATGGAGCGCGTTGCCGACGTCGCCGGCTGCCGCTTCCTGCGCTTCGAGGGCACCCGCGCCGCGGCGCTCGCGGCCGGCGCACGCCAGGCGCGTTCGCCCTGGTTGATGTTCCTGCATCCGGGCGCGGTGCTCGATGCGGGCTGGATCGAGGAGACCACCCAGTTCATCCAGATGGTGGCGGCGAGCGGCAAGGACCGCGCCGGCATCTTCCGCTATGCCCGCGCGCCCTACTCCGACCCCGGCCTGCGCGACGGCCTCAAATTCGTCGCCCGGATGATCACCGGGCCATCGGCCGAACAGGGCCTTCTGATCGCGCGCGAACATTACGAGCGGATCGGCGGTTACCGGCCGGACGCCCGCCGCTCCGAGGCGCGGCTGCTGCGCCGGCTCGGCCGCTCCTCCCGCACCATGCTGCGCAGCCGGATCATGGTGGCCTGA
- a CDS encoding uracil-DNA glycosylase — MPPEPTPTLQQLLAFYLEAGVDCALGEEPINRLEEPEAVPAPAAPRPVALNPLRPPPMPAVPRSEITVAPEAAIASAREAARTAPTLEALRTLMETFDGCALKHTATRLVFADGNPQAKVMFVGEAPGRDEDIEGLPFVGRSGKLLDRMIAAIGLDRSKAYIANVIPWRPPGNRTPTPQETQVCLPFIQRHIELVNPDVLVTLGNPSTQALLGTREGIMRTRGKWIDYDTGTRTIRAVATFHPAYLLRSPSYKRLSWQDLRAIAKVLAS, encoded by the coding sequence CTGCCGCCCGAGCCCACCCCTACACTGCAGCAATTGCTGGCCTTTTACCTCGAGGCCGGGGTCGACTGCGCGCTTGGCGAGGAGCCGATCAACCGGCTGGAAGAGCCAGAAGCAGTTCCGGCCCCCGCCGCGCCGCGGCCGGTGGCGCTCAATCCGCTGCGCCCTCCGCCGATGCCCGCCGTTCCGCGCAGCGAAATCACCGTCGCGCCGGAGGCCGCGATCGCCTCCGCGCGCGAGGCCGCGCGGACTGCACCGACGCTGGAAGCGTTGCGCACGCTGATGGAGACATTCGACGGCTGCGCGCTGAAGCACACCGCGACCCGGCTGGTGTTCGCCGATGGCAATCCGCAGGCGAAGGTGATGTTCGTCGGCGAGGCGCCGGGCCGCGACGAGGACATCGAGGGGCTGCCGTTCGTCGGCCGCTCCGGCAAGCTGCTCGACCGCATGATCGCCGCGATCGGGCTCGACCGCAGCAAAGCCTATATCGCCAACGTGATCCCGTGGCGGCCGCCGGGCAACCGCACGCCGACGCCGCAGGAGACGCAGGTCTGCCTGCCCTTCATCCAGCGCCATATCGAGCTGGTGAATCCCGACGTGCTGGTGACGCTCGGCAATCCCTCGACGCAGGCGCTGCTCGGCACGCGCGAGGGCATCATGCGGACTCGCGGCAAATGGATCGATTACGACACCGGCACCCGCACGATCCGCGCCGTCGCCACCTTCCATCCGGCCTATCTGCTGCGCTCGCCGTCCTACAAGCGGCTGTCGTGGCAGGATCTGCGCGCCATCGCGAAGGTGCTTGCTTCGTAG
- a CDS encoding neutral zinc metallopeptidase, with protein sequence MRYDDFRRSDDIEDRRDDSGGGGGGGFGIPMGGGGGLGIGTVIVLGLLGYAFGIDPRILIGGAEILTGGGQAPTYQTDRQSSGGQAKRGAPTDEMGSMIAGILGEIDDRWSEIFQASGQSYTGPKIVLFRNATNGGRCGMAQSAMGPFYCPPDKTIFLDTGFFREVETRFRGCSGNACKFTAAYIIAHEAGHHIQNLLGIIPRVNRLQQQAGSKAEANALQVKVELQADCLSGVWVNREEKKRPGFLEAGDIDAALTTANAIGDDTLQRQATGRVVPDSFTHGSAAQRKQWFMTGYQQGTVQACNTFGGG encoded by the coding sequence GGTGGCGGCTTCGGGATTCCGATGGGCGGCGGTGGCGGGCTCGGCATCGGCACGGTCATCGTGCTCGGCCTGCTCGGCTATGCCTTCGGCATCGATCCGCGCATCCTGATCGGCGGCGCCGAGATTCTCACCGGCGGCGGCCAGGCGCCGACCTATCAGACCGACCGGCAGTCCTCCGGCGGCCAGGCCAAGCGCGGCGCGCCGACCGACGAGATGGGAAGCATGATCGCCGGCATCCTCGGCGAGATCGACGATCGCTGGAGCGAGATCTTCCAGGCCTCGGGCCAGAGCTACACCGGTCCGAAGATCGTGCTGTTCCGCAACGCCACCAATGGCGGCCGCTGCGGCATGGCGCAGTCGGCGATGGGGCCGTTCTACTGCCCGCCGGACAAGACCATCTTCCTCGACACCGGCTTCTTCCGCGAGGTCGAGACGCGCTTCCGCGGCTGTTCGGGCAACGCCTGCAAGTTCACCGCAGCCTATATCATCGCGCACGAGGCCGGCCATCACATCCAGAACCTGCTCGGTATCATCCCGCGCGTGAACCGGCTGCAGCAGCAGGCCGGCAGCAAGGCCGAGGCCAACGCGCTGCAGGTCAAGGTCGAGTTGCAGGCCGACTGTCTCTCCGGCGTCTGGGTCAATCGCGAGGAGAAGAAGCGGCCGGGCTTCCTCGAGGCCGGCGACATCGACGCCGCGCTGACCACCGCGAATGCGATCGGCGACGACACGCTGCAGCGGCAGGCGACGGGCAGGGTGGTGCCGGATTCCTTCACCCACGGCTCCGCCGCGCAGCGCAAGCAATGGTTCATGACCGGCTACCAGCAGGGCACCGTGCAGGCCTGCAACACGTTCGGCGGCGGGTAG
- a CDS encoding electron transfer flavoprotein-ubiquinone oxidoreductase, which yields MSAEDLPPRESMEFDVVIVGAGPSGLSAAIRLKQLNPELSVVVVEKGSEVGAHILSGAVIDPAGLDKLVPDWREDADCPLKTQVTSDRFYWATSQGWFRIPNFIMPPLMHNHHNYIGSLGNVCRWLAPKAEALGVEIYPGFAAAEVLYDDKGAVRGIATGDMGIAKDGTHKDSYTRGMELVGKYTLFAEGARGSLSKQLIAKFKLDANSEPPKFGIGLKEVWQIDPAKHKKGRVQHTLGWPLNDKTGGGSFLYHYDDNRVAVGFVVHLNYTDPYLSPFDEFQRMKTHPDIRELFEGGKRLAYGARAITEGGYQSVPRLTFPGGALIGCAAGFVNVPRIKGVHNAMGSGMLAAEHVAAALGAGRANDEVVEYENAWRSSAIGKDLFKVRNAKPLLSKFGNLLGMALSGFDMWCNTLGFSLFGTQSHAKPDRKTLDAAKQHQPIAYPKPDGKISFDKLSSVFLSNTNHEEDQPVHLKVADMNLQKTSEHDVFAGPSNRYCPAGVYEWVEESAGPRFQINAQNCVHCKTCDVKDPNGNITWVPPEGGGGPNYEAM from the coding sequence ATGAGTGCTGAAGACCTTCCTCCCCGCGAGTCTATGGAATTCGACGTCGTCATCGTCGGCGCCGGCCCGTCGGGCCTGTCGGCCGCGATCCGGCTGAAGCAGCTCAATCCGGAGCTCTCGGTCGTCGTGGTGGAGAAGGGCTCCGAGGTCGGCGCGCACATTCTCTCGGGTGCGGTGATCGATCCAGCCGGCCTCGACAAGCTGGTGCCCGATTGGCGCGAGGATGCCGACTGTCCGCTGAAGACCCAGGTCACAAGCGATCGTTTCTATTGGGCGACGTCGCAGGGCTGGTTCCGCATCCCGAACTTCATCATGCCGCCGCTGATGCACAATCATCACAACTACATCGGCTCGCTCGGCAATGTCTGCCGCTGGCTGGCGCCGAAGGCGGAAGCGCTTGGCGTCGAGATCTATCCGGGCTTTGCCGCCGCCGAGGTGCTCTATGACGACAAGGGTGCGGTGCGCGGCATCGCGACCGGCGACATGGGCATCGCCAAGGACGGCACCCACAAGGATTCCTATACCCGCGGCATGGAGCTCGTCGGCAAGTACACGCTGTTCGCCGAGGGCGCGCGCGGCTCGCTGTCCAAGCAGTTGATCGCGAAGTTCAAGCTCGACGCCAACTCGGAGCCGCCGAAGTTCGGCATCGGCCTGAAGGAAGTTTGGCAGATCGATCCGGCAAAGCACAAGAAGGGCCGCGTGCAGCATACGCTCGGATGGCCGTTGAACGACAAGACCGGCGGCGGCTCGTTCCTCTATCACTACGACGACAACCGCGTCGCGGTCGGCTTCGTCGTGCACCTGAACTACACTGATCCCTATCTGTCGCCGTTTGACGAATTCCAGCGGATGAAGACGCATCCCGACATCCGCGAGCTGTTCGAGGGCGGCAAGCGGCTCGCCTATGGCGCGCGCGCCATCACCGAGGGCGGCTATCAGTCGGTGCCGCGGCTGACCTTCCCGGGCGGCGCGCTGATCGGGTGCGCGGCGGGCTTCGTCAACGTCCCACGCATCAAGGGCGTCCACAATGCGATGGGCTCCGGCATGCTCGCCGCCGAGCACGTTGCGGCCGCGCTCGGCGCCGGACGCGCCAATGACGAAGTCGTCGAATACGAGAACGCCTGGCGTTCGTCGGCGATCGGCAAGGACTTGTTCAAGGTCCGCAACGCCAAGCCGCTGCTGTCGAAGTTCGGCAATTTGCTCGGCATGGCGCTGTCCGGCTTCGACATGTGGTGCAACACGCTCGGCTTCTCGCTGTTCGGCACCCAGTCGCACGCCAAGCCGGACCGCAAGACCCTGGATGCGGCCAAGCAGCATCAGCCGATCGCCTATCCGAAGCCGGACGGCAAGATCTCGTTCGACAAGCTGTCCTCGGTGTTCCTGTCCAACACCAACCATGAGGAGGACCAGCCGGTTCATCTCAAGGTCGCCGACATGAACCTGCAGAAGACGTCGGAGCACGACGTGTTCGCCGGTCCCTCCAACCGCTATTGCCCGGCCGGCGTCTATGAATGGGTTGAGGAATCGGCGGGGCCGCGCTTCCAGATCAACGCCCAGAACTGCGTCCATTGCAAAACCTGCGACGTGAAGGATCCCAACGGCAACATCACTTGGGTTCCTCCGGAGGGCGGCGGCGGTCCGAACTACGAGGCGATGTGA
- a CDS encoding PA0069 family radical SAM protein, which translates to MSRASSHALKHPPVTAPSDNPAGAPTPFPELAVAIERERRRGRGAQSNASGRYEAEARTAFDDGWQSLEDLPPFTTSVALDTSRKVITRNDSPDIGFDRSINPYRGCEHGCVYCFARPTHAYLGLSPGLDFESKLFAKPDAPALLEKELAAADYEARMIAIGTNTDPYQPIERERKIMRGILEVLERAGHPVGIVTKSALVTRDIDILSRMAKRNLAKVALSVTTLDPKLARTMEPRASTPPKRLEAIKRLAEAGIPTTVMVAPVIPALNDSEIERILDAAVHAGAKEASYVLLRLPLEVRDLFREWLMANYPDRYRHVFTLIRDMRGGRDYDSQWGTRMKGTGPMAWMIGRRFEIACEKLGLNKRRTKLTTDHFAKPKRNGQQLSLF; encoded by the coding sequence ATGAGCCGAGCATCCTCTCATGCCCTCAAGCACCCGCCGGTAACGGCGCCCTCCGATAACCCGGCGGGTGCACCCACCCCTTTTCCCGAGCTTGCGGTCGCGATCGAGCGCGAGCGGCGGCGCGGCCGCGGCGCGCAGTCCAACGCCAGCGGCCGTTATGAGGCCGAGGCGCGGACGGCCTTCGACGATGGCTGGCAGAGCCTCGAAGACCTGCCGCCGTTCACCACCAGCGTCGCGCTCGACACCTCGCGCAAGGTGATCACCCGCAACGATTCCCCCGATATCGGCTTCGATCGCTCGATCAATCCCTACCGCGGCTGCGAGCATGGCTGCGTCTACTGCTTCGCGCGGCCGACCCACGCCTATCTCGGCCTGTCGCCGGGGTTGGATTTCGAGTCGAAACTGTTCGCCAAGCCGGATGCGCCGGCGCTGCTCGAGAAGGAGTTGGCGGCGGCGGATTATGAAGCGCGGATGATCGCGATCGGCACCAATACCGATCCTTATCAGCCGATCGAGCGCGAGCGGAAGATCATGCGCGGCATTCTCGAAGTGCTGGAGCGTGCCGGGCATCCGGTCGGCATCGTCACCAAGTCGGCGCTGGTGACCCGCGACATCGATATCCTTTCGCGGATGGCCAAGCGCAACCTCGCCAAGGTCGCGCTGTCGGTGACGACGCTCGACCCGAAGCTTGCCCGCACCATGGAGCCGCGCGCCTCGACCCCGCCGAAGCGGCTTGAGGCGATCAAGCGGCTCGCCGAGGCCGGCATCCCGACCACGGTGATGGTCGCGCCCGTGATCCCCGCGCTGAACGATTCCGAGATCGAGCGCATCCTCGATGCGGCAGTGCATGCCGGCGCGAAGGAGGCGAGCTACGTGCTGCTGCGGCTGCCGCTGGAGGTTCGCGACCTGTTTCGCGAATGGCTGATGGCGAACTATCCGGACCGCTATCGCCACGTCTTCACGCTGATCCGCGACATGCGCGGCGGCCGCGACTATGATTCGCAATGGGGTACGCGGATGAAGGGCACCGGTCCGATGGCCTGGATGATCGGCCGTCGCTTCGAGATCGCCTGCGAAAAGCTCGGCCTCAACAAGCGGCGCACCAAGCTGACCACGGATCACTTCGCCAAGCCGAAGCGCAACGGGCAACAGCTCAGCCTGTTCTAG
- a CDS encoding ribonuclease HII, producing MIRDKSRNTSKKPPAKPTAPAKPEKRIVVRPSFRRERALIKRGVWPVAGCDEAGRGPLAGPVVAAAVVLDPARVPKGLDDSKRLSAERREELFEEICATASFSVAVASPARIDRDNILRASLWALARAVHALPEMPRHVFVDGRDKLATLCDCDAVIGGDGIVASIAAASIIAKVTRDRLMCQLALDCPGYGFEQHKGYGVPEHLEALDRLGPSTHHRSFFAPVVAARLKHFPRPAEPDLFTVDTESEAAAASEAA from the coding sequence ATGATTCGGGACAAGTCCAGAAACACGTCGAAAAAGCCGCCGGCCAAGCCGACCGCGCCAGCCAAGCCGGAGAAGCGCATCGTCGTGCGGCCGAGCTTCCGGCGCGAGCGCGCGCTGATCAAGCGCGGCGTCTGGCCGGTCGCCGGCTGCGACGAGGCCGGGCGCGGCCCGCTGGCAGGTCCCGTGGTCGCTGCCGCCGTGGTGCTCGACCCGGCGCGGGTCCCCAAGGGCCTCGACGATTCCAAGCGGCTCAGCGCCGAGCGCCGCGAGGAATTGTTCGAGGAGATCTGCGCCACCGCTTCGTTCTCGGTCGCGGTGGCCTCGCCGGCGCGAATCGATCGCGACAACATCCTGCGCGCCTCGCTGTGGGCACTGGCGCGCGCGGTCCATGCGCTGCCGGAGATGCCAAGGCACGTCTTCGTCGACGGCCGCGACAAGCTCGCCACGCTCTGCGACTGCGACGCCGTGATCGGCGGCGACGGCATCGTGGCCTCGATCGCCGCGGCTTCGATCATCGCCAAGGTGACGCGCGACCGCCTGATGTGTCAGCTGGCGCTGGATTGTCCCGGCTACGGCTTCGAACAGCACAAGGGCTATGGCGTGCCCGAGCACCTCGAGGCGCTGGACCGGCTCGGCCCGAGCACCCATCACCGCAGCTTCTTCGCCCCCGTCGTCGCCGCGCGGCTGAAGCATTTTCCGCGTCCCGCCGAGCCCGACCTGTTCACGGTGGACACGGAAAGCGAAGCCGCAGCGGCGTCCGAAGCGGCGTAG
- a CDS encoding VOC family protein, protein MSNAPTARFTVLTLGVSDMRASIAFYESLGFTRKMRATGEEVAFFETGGSVLGLFPWHLLADDAGLPDQPRPAAFHGVSIAWNCNDDAEVDRVMAFALSKGAKLLKPAQPTSYGGYCGYFGDPDGHAWEVVRAPGFEVLDSGRVSIPD, encoded by the coding sequence ATGAGTAACGCCCCGACCGCACGCTTCACCGTCCTCACCCTCGGCGTCAGCGACATGCGCGCCAGCATCGCCTTCTACGAATCCCTCGGCTTCACGAGGAAGATGCGGGCGACCGGCGAGGAGGTGGCGTTCTTCGAGACCGGCGGCAGCGTGCTCGGGCTGTTCCCGTGGCACCTGCTCGCTGACGACGCCGGACTGCCCGATCAGCCGCGGCCGGCTGCATTCCACGGCGTCTCGATCGCCTGGAACTGCAACGACGATGCCGAGGTCGATCGCGTGATGGCGTTCGCACTGTCGAAAGGTGCCAAGCTGCTGAAGCCGGCACAGCCGACCAGCTATGGCGGTTATTGCGGCTATTTCGGCGATCCCGATGGTCACGCCTGGGAAGTGGTGCGCGCGCCGGGTTTTGAGGTGCTCGATAGCGGGCGGGTGTCGATTCCTGACTAG
- a CDS encoding glycosyltransferase family 39 protein, with translation MRFTSLVVELIRARPRLVVWVVVLVQAAIWLLLPLIFYGSPPGNLATVLAFGREYQVGTDMGPPLAFWLADIAFRAAGNHVFGVYLLAQVCEIATFIAFYQLARAIVGGPQGVLAVLLSMTAVVFSSPSVEFGPLILARPLWALLLLHSWQLIGQNRRSAWFAWSIDCGLLLLTAPAAIGMILLVVGFALATERGRRTLRAVDPLYALLVIIVLALPYLVWLVRADVLALPALPALADLKARALRWGVVLGGLIVATAAIVVLAILNSRWFARDGEDAPIIYRPPVSPLAQQFVYFFAFAPAIVSSFISGLFDLDSAFGGAGVALLMSGLAVVVATGDLIHLRRQRLLRSVWAFAVAAPAAVALAAALFLPWTSTKEVPTSLPAAAMGRFFDDSYERRTNQRLRAVAGDPEIASLIAMNGRRPHLLLDATPQRTPWLSVAKFNETGGVVVWRAQDTAGTPPPDLAQRFPGLVPEVPRSFDRLVNGRQPVLRIGWAIVRPKG, from the coding sequence ATGCGGTTTACCTCCCTGGTTGTCGAACTGATCCGCGCCCGGCCGCGTCTTGTGGTCTGGGTCGTGGTGCTGGTGCAGGCCGCGATCTGGCTGCTGCTGCCGCTGATCTTCTACGGCAGCCCGCCCGGCAATCTCGCCACCGTGCTGGCCTTCGGCCGCGAATATCAGGTCGGCACCGATATGGGGCCGCCGCTGGCATTCTGGCTCGCCGACATCGCGTTCCGCGCCGCCGGCAATCACGTGTTCGGCGTCTATCTGCTGGCGCAGGTCTGCGAGATCGCGACGTTCATCGCGTTCTACCAGCTGGCGCGCGCCATCGTCGGCGGCCCGCAGGGCGTGCTGGCGGTGTTGCTGTCGATGACTGCAGTGGTGTTCTCCTCCCCCAGCGTCGAGTTCGGTCCGCTGATCCTGGCGCGTCCGCTATGGGCGCTGCTGCTGCTCCATTCCTGGCAATTGATCGGGCAGAACCGGCGTAGCGCCTGGTTCGCCTGGTCGATCGATTGCGGCCTGCTGCTGCTGACGGCGCCGGCCGCGATCGGCATGATCCTGCTCGTGGTCGGCTTTGCGCTCGCGACCGAGCGCGGCCGGCGCACGCTGCGGGCGGTCGATCCGCTCTACGCGCTGCTGGTCATCATCGTGCTGGCGCTGCCCTATCTGGTCTGGCTGGTCCGCGCCGACGTGCTGGCGCTGCCGGCACTGCCTGCGCTTGCCGATCTCAAGGCGCGCGCGCTGCGCTGGGGCGTCGTGCTCGGCGGGCTGATCGTGGCGACCGCCGCGATCGTGGTGCTGGCGATCCTCAATTCGCGCTGGTTTGCCCGCGACGGCGAGGACGCGCCGATCATCTACCGTCCGCCGGTCAGTCCGCTGGCGCAGCAGTTCGTCTACTTTTTCGCGTTCGCGCCCGCGATCGTGAGCAGCTTCATCTCCGGGCTGTTCGATCTGGACAGCGCCTTCGGCGGCGCCGGCGTGGCGCTGTTGATGTCGGGGCTGGCGGTCGTGGTTGCCACTGGCGATCTGATCCATCTCCGCCGGCAGCGGCTGCTGCGCTCGGTGTGGGCCTTTGCCGTTGCGGCGCCTGCGGCTGTGGCGCTGGCTGCGGCGCTGTTCCTGCCCTGGACCAGCACCAAGGAGGTGCCGACCTCGCTGCCGGCGGCCGCGATGGGCCGCTTCTTCGACGACAGCTATGAGCGCCGCACCAACCAGCGCCTGCGCGCAGTCGCGGGCGACCCCGAGATCGCCAGCCTGATCGCGATGAACGGCCGCCGCCCGCATCTGTTGCTCGACGCCACGCCGCAGCGGACGCCCTGGCTGTCGGTCGCGAAATTCAACGAGACCGGCGGCGTCGTGGTCTGGCGCGCGCAGGACACCGCCGGCACGCCGCCGCCCGACCTCGCCCAGCGCTTCCCCGGTCTCGTGCCGGAAGTGCCGCGCTCGTTCGACCGCCTGGTCAACGGGCGGCAGCCGGTGCTGCGGATCGGCTGGGCGATCGTGCGGCCGAAGGGATAG
- the moaB gene encoding molybdenum cofactor biosynthesis protein B, with amino-acid sequence MSSIDETKQFIPLNIAVLTISDTRTLADDKSGTTLADRLTAAGHKLAAREIVTDDVEAIRAVIRRWIADPGVDAVITTGGTGFTGRDVTPEAVEPLFEKRMDGFSIAFHMLSHAKIGASTIQSRATAGVAGATFIFCLPGSPGACRDGWDGILAAQLDYRTKPCNFVEIMPRLDEHLRRPKAKGSSV; translated from the coding sequence ATGTCTTCAATCGACGAAACCAAGCAATTCATCCCGCTCAACATCGCGGTGCTGACGATTTCCGACACCCGCACGCTGGCGGATGACAAGTCGGGCACCACGCTCGCCGATCGCCTCACCGCGGCCGGCCACAAGCTCGCGGCCCGCGAAATCGTCACCGACGATGTCGAGGCGATCCGCGCGGTGATCCGGCGCTGGATCGCGGACCCCGGCGTCGATGCCGTCATCACCACCGGCGGCACCGGCTTCACCGGCCGTGACGTGACGCCGGAGGCGGTCGAGCCGCTGTTCGAGAAGCGGATGGACGGCTTTTCGATCGCCTTCCACATGCTGAGCCATGCCAAGATCGGCGCCTCGACGATCCAGAGCCGCGCCACCGCCGGCGTCGCCGGCGCGACCTTCATCTTCTGCCTGCCCGGTTCGCCCGGCGCCTGCCGCGACGGCTGGGACGGAATCCTGGCTGCGCAGCTCGATTACCGCACGAAGCCCTGCAATTTCGTCGAGATCATGCCGCGGCTCGACGAGCATCTACGCCGCCCGAAGGCGAAGGGGTCGAGTGTGTAA
- a CDS encoding MarR family transcriptional regulator, with the protein MKSNNDIAGEIAAIRGFNRFYTRKLGLIEPKLVHSPFTLQEARILYEIRHRPACTATDLTRDLGLDPGFVSRTLQALQRRQIVTRKPAKHDGRINELSLTAKGRTAQAELERRSSEEVGNLLVSLDDSQRGAVVRAMATIERTLEQPAEKPAAFLLRSHRPGDIGWVISSQARAYAEEYGWDISYEALVAEICAQFIRNFDPAREHCWIAEANGEPVGSIFLVNGGDGVAKLRLLLVEEKARGLGVGRALVEQCIRAAREKGYKKMTLWTQSVLLAARAIYARAGFQRVKEEKHHSFGADLIGETWELEL; encoded by the coding sequence ATGAAATCAAATAATGATATCGCCGGCGAGATCGCCGCGATCCGCGGCTTCAACCGCTTTTACACGCGCAAGCTCGGCCTCATCGAGCCCAAGCTCGTGCACAGCCCGTTCACCCTGCAGGAAGCCCGCATCCTCTACGAGATCCGGCATCGCCCCGCCTGCACTGCCACCGACCTCACGCGCGATCTTGGCCTTGATCCCGGCTTCGTGAGCCGCACCCTGCAGGCGCTGCAGCGGCGCCAGATCGTGACGCGCAAGCCCGCAAAGCACGACGGCCGGATCAACGAACTATCGCTGACCGCCAAAGGCCGCACCGCCCAGGCCGAGCTCGAGCGTCGGTCGAGCGAGGAAGTCGGAAACCTGCTCGTCTCGCTCGACGACAGTCAGCGCGGCGCCGTGGTGCGCGCGATGGCGACGATCGAGCGAACGCTGGAGCAGCCTGCGGAGAAACCCGCCGCTTTTCTGCTGCGCAGCCACAGGCCCGGCGACATCGGCTGGGTGATTTCGAGCCAGGCAAGGGCCTATGCCGAGGAATATGGCTGGGACATCAGCTACGAGGCGCTGGTCGCCGAGATCTGCGCGCAATTCATCAGGAACTTTGATCCCGCACGCGAGCATTGCTGGATCGCGGAAGCCAATGGCGAACCGGTCGGCTCGATCTTCCTGGTCAACGGCGGCGACGGGGTCGCCAAGCTGCGGCTGTTGCTGGTCGAGGAGAAGGCGCGCGGGCTCGGCGTCGGCCGCGCTCTGGTCGAGCAGTGCATCCGCGCCGCGCGCGAGAAGGGCTACAAGAAGATGACGCTGTGGACCCAGAGCGTCCTGCTCGCCGCGCGCGCCATCTACGCCCGCGCCGGCTTCCAGCGCGTCAAGGAAGAGAAGCATCACAGCTTCGGCGCCGACCTGATCGGCGAGACCTGGGAGCTCGAGTTGTGA